A genomic window from Pelagicoccus albus includes:
- a CDS encoding beta-galactosidase, producing the protein MIGNFLKSGAWICWVLFGVTACYGEKLISGWDFDPDPDPFDESSLLDLRYLNEDQAGETGWVNLDGQGGFQLGNGEPVRFWAVNTGVLRRVPYRQRKGLGWRDPEDIDRHARWLAKRGVNMVRLHAFIEPSDPASDDLDSPNREEIEWIWRTVAAMKKAGIYTTVSPYWAHHMKSEDAAWGTDWEGRHGGLLFFDETMQASYKQWLRVLFKTPSEELGGKTLAEEPALAIFQIQNEDSFLWWTGTDFADGPRARLEKKFFQWTQRKYGDVRTAIEAWGEDPRGELPAASERIPLAKTFELTRSGKSSQTQSKRLEDQTQFYVETMVSFNLELARFLREELGCPVLVNSGNWKTADVVYLEDLERYSNSHTDVVAVNRYFSGLHQGDKRGWAIEAGDRFTSPSVLKEHSLSLPLALKQVEGKPMIITESAWVQPMDTSLESPLLVSAYSSLTGVDIYYWFNVMTEGFEPPRSANGFDLSTQAKWVTMVPEVSGQWSAAALIYRKGFLDTGKPVVQEHRSLKGMWQRLSPVIAESSSYDPNRDSGNLAPNSSLAKGIDPWAFFVGPVSLRFDSSEKWTRVLEGLDTYIDKSEDGVVVTSVTGQLKLDTVNERFSFDSPQAQGVIHYRTGKTKLSSVSFENAGPPVSASVVALDGRAIEHSKEVLLQVATQSRPSGWTEVDVRFEVDGKETEGKEILNIGSAPWRVETADLRISLNNTSLSLCYVLDANGMVVDEIPLERRNGMVSVSFPPGTLYVVLK; encoded by the coding sequence ATGATAGGCAATTTTCTGAAATCGGGAGCTTGGATTTGTTGGGTTTTGTTTGGCGTGACTGCCTGCTACGGAGAGAAACTGATTTCAGGATGGGATTTTGATCCGGATCCAGATCCTTTCGATGAATCGTCGCTCCTTGATTTGCGTTACTTGAACGAGGATCAGGCAGGAGAAACAGGTTGGGTAAATTTGGATGGCCAAGGTGGCTTTCAATTGGGAAATGGGGAGCCAGTCCGCTTTTGGGCGGTGAACACCGGTGTGCTGCGCCGAGTCCCTTACAGGCAACGTAAAGGGCTGGGCTGGAGGGATCCGGAGGATATCGACCGCCACGCCCGTTGGCTTGCGAAACGTGGTGTGAATATGGTGCGTTTGCATGCATTCATCGAGCCGAGTGATCCTGCTTCAGACGATCTCGATAGTCCGAACCGGGAAGAGATTGAGTGGATTTGGCGAACTGTAGCTGCGATGAAAAAGGCCGGAATCTACACGACTGTATCGCCATACTGGGCCCACCATATGAAAAGCGAAGATGCTGCGTGGGGTACTGATTGGGAAGGAAGACACGGTGGCTTGCTGTTTTTCGACGAAACGATGCAAGCATCCTACAAGCAGTGGCTACGAGTGCTTTTCAAGACGCCAAGTGAAGAGTTGGGAGGTAAGACTTTAGCTGAGGAGCCGGCTTTGGCTATCTTCCAAATACAGAACGAGGATAGCTTTTTGTGGTGGACCGGGACTGACTTTGCGGATGGACCAAGAGCTCGATTGGAAAAGAAGTTCTTCCAATGGACGCAAAGGAAGTATGGCGACGTGCGAACCGCTATCGAGGCTTGGGGAGAGGACCCTCGCGGCGAGTTACCTGCAGCTTCGGAAAGGATCCCTTTGGCGAAGACTTTCGAGCTGACTCGTTCGGGAAAAAGCTCACAGACGCAGTCGAAAAGGCTGGAGGATCAAACTCAGTTCTACGTCGAAACCATGGTTTCGTTTAACCTCGAGTTAGCTCGCTTCCTGCGGGAAGAGCTGGGCTGTCCAGTCTTAGTCAATTCGGGAAATTGGAAAACAGCTGATGTGGTTTACCTCGAAGACTTAGAGCGCTACTCGAACTCGCACACTGATGTAGTGGCAGTGAATCGATACTTCTCAGGCCTACACCAGGGAGACAAGCGGGGTTGGGCGATCGAAGCGGGAGATCGTTTTACCAGTCCTTCTGTTCTCAAGGAACATTCGCTGTCGCTTCCGCTGGCCTTGAAGCAAGTGGAGGGAAAACCTATGATTATAACCGAAAGCGCTTGGGTTCAACCCATGGATACAAGTTTGGAAAGTCCTCTGTTGGTCTCTGCCTACTCGTCGCTTACGGGTGTGGACATCTATTATTGGTTCAACGTCATGACGGAAGGCTTTGAACCCCCTCGATCGGCCAATGGTTTTGACCTTTCAACTCAAGCGAAATGGGTGACTATGGTCCCCGAGGTTTCAGGCCAGTGGTCGGCTGCCGCTTTGATATATAGAAAGGGGTTTTTGGATACGGGAAAACCAGTCGTACAGGAACACCGTTCCTTGAAGGGAATGTGGCAGAGACTTTCTCCCGTGATCGCGGAAAGCTCTAGCTATGACCCGAACCGTGATAGTGGAAACCTCGCTCCGAACTCCTCTCTTGCAAAAGGTATCGACCCTTGGGCTTTTTTTGTGGGTCCGGTAAGTCTGCGCTTTGATAGTAGCGAGAAATGGACAAGAGTGCTCGAAGGGCTAGATACTTATATCGATAAAAGCGAGGATGGCGTGGTCGTCACAAGCGTAACAGGTCAACTGAAACTGGATACGGTGAATGAGCGTTTCTCGTTTGACTCTCCTCAGGCCCAAGGAGTTATCCACTATAGAACCGGAAAGACAAAGCTAAGTTCGGTATCATTCGAGAATGCGGGGCCTCCAGTTTCGGCTTCGGTTGTGGCTTTGGACGGTAGAGCGATTGAGCATTCAAAGGAGGTTTTGCTGCAAGTCGCTACCCAGTCCAGACCGAGTGGCTGGACGGAAGTTGACGTGCGGTTCGAGGTTGATGGAAAAGAGACCGAAGGGAAGGAAATCTTAAATATTGGGTCTGCTCCTTGGAGAGTTGAGACGGCTGACCTCCGTATTTCCCTAAACAATACGAGTCTGTCGCTCTGCTATGTTCTTGATGCTAATGGGATGGTGGTCGATGAGATACCATTGGAGAGGAGGAACGGTATGGTCTCTGTCTCTTTCCCGCCAGGAACGCTTTACGTTGTACTTAAGTAG
- a CDS encoding sulfatase-like hydrolase/transferase: MRILYIDIDSLRPDHLGCYGYHRDTSPNIDSIARESMIFTGCYTPDAPCMPSRTAFYSGRFGIQTGVVGHGGTGADPKPQGVSRSFDDQFGAYGLGRQLQNLGFHTAMISPFGQRHSAHWFYAGFNEIHNTGLGGMESAEQVLPVIKEWLLKNQEQDNWFLHINLWDPHTPYRVPEHFGNPFEKTPLPDWLQDPSALERHQKMVGPHSALDVGMYNGEEDPNHPRQPGSLTCESQLRRLIDGYDTGVLYADDAVGQIIQNLKDAGLYEETAIIVSSDHGENLGELGIYAEHGTADEITCKVPMIIKWPGGHTGINSKLHYNLDLAPTLMDLLGGETQEIWDGQSFAAAIVSGDSNSGREEVALSQCAHVAQRSIRWADWLYLRTYHDGFHLFPQEMLFNLKEDPYEQNDLAATSPEICKEGAWRLMRWHDAQMQKMAEFASDSVDPLWTVVREGGPFHARPISPGHPGSKEALRAYFDRLENTGRSEGAAKLRERHAARISE; encoded by the coding sequence ATGCGAATTCTCTATATCGATATCGATTCACTTCGCCCCGACCACCTTGGTTGCTACGGCTATCACCGCGATACATCGCCCAACATCGACAGCATTGCCAGAGAGAGCATGATCTTTACCGGATGCTACACACCCGACGCCCCCTGCATGCCCTCGCGCACTGCATTCTACTCCGGTAGGTTCGGAATCCAAACAGGGGTAGTCGGGCACGGAGGCACCGGAGCAGACCCCAAGCCGCAAGGAGTCAGCCGAAGTTTCGACGACCAATTCGGAGCTTATGGCTTAGGACGCCAGCTACAAAACCTCGGTTTCCACACCGCCATGATCTCTCCCTTCGGCCAGCGTCACAGCGCCCATTGGTTCTACGCAGGATTCAACGAAATTCACAACACTGGGCTTGGCGGCATGGAGTCCGCAGAACAAGTCCTACCCGTAATCAAAGAATGGTTACTTAAAAACCAAGAGCAGGACAATTGGTTCCTCCACATAAACCTTTGGGACCCACACACGCCCTACCGAGTACCCGAACATTTCGGAAACCCATTTGAGAAAACACCGCTCCCAGATTGGCTGCAGGATCCCTCCGCTCTAGAACGCCATCAAAAGATGGTGGGCCCCCACTCGGCTTTAGATGTGGGTATGTACAATGGGGAGGAAGATCCAAATCATCCACGTCAACCTGGCTCGCTGACGTGCGAGTCCCAATTGAGACGCCTGATAGATGGATACGACACAGGCGTACTCTACGCCGACGATGCTGTGGGCCAAATCATTCAGAACCTTAAGGATGCTGGTCTCTACGAGGAAACTGCCATCATAGTATCCAGCGATCACGGAGAAAACCTTGGAGAGCTGGGAATCTACGCGGAACATGGCACTGCCGACGAAATTACCTGCAAGGTCCCGATGATTATCAAATGGCCAGGCGGGCACACAGGGATAAATTCAAAACTCCACTACAACCTCGACTTGGCTCCCACCTTGATGGACTTGCTCGGAGGAGAAACGCAAGAGATCTGGGATGGCCAGAGTTTCGCCGCCGCAATCGTCTCTGGGGATTCCAATTCCGGTCGAGAAGAAGTAGCCCTCAGCCAATGCGCACACGTTGCGCAACGGAGCATACGCTGGGCGGATTGGCTCTACCTTCGAACCTACCATGACGGATTTCACCTTTTTCCCCAGGAAATGCTATTTAACCTAAAGGAAGATCCATACGAGCAAAACGATCTGGCTGCCACGTCTCCGGAAATCTGTAAGGAAGGGGCATGGCGGCTCATGCGCTGGCACGACGCTCAGATGCAAAAGATGGCCGAATTCGCTAGCGATTCGGTGGACCCCCTCTGGACCGTGGTGCGAGAAGGAGGTCCCTTTCACGCCCGACCCATTTCGCCTGGCCACCCAGGTAGCAAAGAAGCATTGAGAGCCTACTTTGACCGACTGGAGAACACAGGCCGATCGGAGGGAGCTGCAAAATTGAGAGAACGCCACGCTGCGAGAATTAGCGAATGA
- a CDS encoding anaerobic sulfatase maturase gives MTKPIGPICNLDCKYCFYLEKEALYTEKKWRMQPDVLENYIRQYIEAQPNNHVSFAWQGGEPTLLGVDYFRRVVDIQNRYANGKSIENAFQTNGTLLDADWARFLKQHDFLVGVSIDGPKDIHDANRVDKRGESSFDQVMRGIQALQDEGVRFNTLTCLNRVTSQKPLEVYRFLKSIGSEFMQFIPIVERRPGSQAREWGLDLAEPGEREQTDLPVFGWSVLPKDFGDFYIRIFDRWIRKDVGKVYIQMFETAFAKWVGIPGGICVHSETCGDALAIEHNGDVYSCDHFVYPQYRLGNMSDHALVDMVESDPQRKFGNAKRDTLPKYCRDCNVRFACNGGCPKDRFLRTPDGEAGLHYLCLGYRKFFQHIDVPMRAMAGLYSQRRPIPEIMELVAKKKLPGYKALR, from the coding sequence ATGACCAAGCCAATTGGTCCTATCTGCAACCTCGATTGCAAATACTGTTTCTACTTGGAAAAGGAAGCCCTCTATACCGAGAAAAAATGGAGAATGCAGCCTGACGTATTGGAGAATTACATACGTCAATACATCGAGGCCCAGCCCAACAATCACGTTAGTTTCGCCTGGCAAGGCGGGGAGCCAACGCTACTTGGAGTCGACTACTTTCGCAGGGTGGTCGATATCCAAAACCGATACGCCAACGGTAAATCGATCGAGAACGCGTTCCAAACCAATGGCACCCTCCTTGATGCAGATTGGGCTCGATTTCTCAAACAGCACGATTTCCTCGTTGGTGTCAGTATAGATGGCCCTAAGGATATTCACGATGCAAACCGCGTCGACAAGCGGGGGGAATCCTCATTCGATCAAGTAATGCGCGGCATCCAAGCTCTTCAGGATGAAGGCGTACGCTTTAACACCCTCACCTGCCTAAACAGAGTCACTTCCCAAAAGCCATTGGAAGTTTATCGCTTTCTCAAGAGCATCGGTAGTGAATTCATGCAGTTCATCCCCATCGTAGAGAGACGCCCCGGTAGTCAAGCGAGAGAATGGGGGCTTGATTTGGCCGAGCCCGGCGAGCGAGAGCAAACGGACCTTCCGGTTTTCGGGTGGAGTGTGCTGCCAAAGGATTTCGGGGATTTCTATATCCGAATATTCGACCGCTGGATTCGAAAAGATGTAGGAAAAGTTTACATACAAATGTTCGAAACAGCGTTCGCCAAGTGGGTCGGGATCCCCGGAGGCATCTGCGTCCACTCCGAAACCTGCGGCGACGCACTGGCCATCGAGCACAATGGAGATGTCTATTCATGCGACCACTTTGTCTACCCTCAATATAGATTGGGAAACATGTCTGATCATGCCTTGGTGGACATGGTGGAAAGCGATCCACAACGTAAGTTCGGCAATGCCAAAAGGGATACGCTCCCCAAATACTGCCGAGACTGCAATGTGCGCTTCGCTTGCAATGGAGGGTGCCCGAAAGATCGTTTCCTCCGAACACCCGACGGTGAGGCTGGGCTGCACTACCTCTGCTTGGGCTACCGAAAATTCTTCCAACATATAGATGTCCCCATGCGAGCTATGGCCGGACTCTACTCCCAAAGGCGGCCCATACCAGAAATCATGGAGCTAGTGGCTAAGAAGAAGCTGCCGGGCTACAAGGCCTTGAGGTAA
- a CDS encoding sulfatase-like hydrolase/transferase, with product MNPPNILLIHSDQHRYDCIGGHKLREGIHTPNLDQLAAEGATFSQAFATIPICTPARASLMTGAWPHQHGSFTITQAEVDRAARPEFPLLTELLSTEGYRVSWTGKYHGETTQPPGAGRLGVADYRAAWDYKAYRERLGIPELVRDNGYFGTADLDCPADRSPLAWQADQVIEQIQDSSKAPFFIRWDPPEPHLPCEPSQPYAEKYKDLDLDPWPSFGDTLEGKPEILQRQRRIWNIEGWDWEKFLPTVRLYHAIIEELDANIGRVLAKLEELGLSENTLVIYSTDHGDFCGGHGLMDKQFCMYDDILQVPLIARWPGKIPAGVSPSVFVSNSIDIAQSILSAAGIPAPDTFVGKDLLKLCTDPTYPSREYAFAQYFGTQTGLYSCRMIRDHRYKFVYHPTGTCHEFYDLETDPGELKNLIGNPEIGPHEKRLRQALWDTMIECKDRLASFWTEKEILGPT from the coding sequence ATGAATCCTCCAAACATTCTCCTCATTCACAGCGACCAGCACCGCTACGACTGTATTGGCGGCCATAAATTGAGAGAAGGCATACACACTCCCAACTTGGACCAACTTGCCGCCGAAGGCGCTACATTCTCACAAGCATTCGCTACCATTCCGATATGCACGCCCGCGCGGGCCTCGTTAATGACGGGAGCGTGGCCACACCAACACGGGAGCTTCACCATAACGCAAGCAGAAGTGGATCGAGCTGCTCGACCTGAGTTTCCGCTCTTAACAGAATTGCTCTCTACTGAGGGTTACCGCGTCTCATGGACAGGTAAGTACCACGGAGAAACCACCCAACCTCCTGGCGCAGGAAGACTAGGCGTGGCGGACTACCGTGCCGCCTGGGACTACAAGGCATACCGAGAGAGACTCGGAATTCCCGAACTCGTCAGGGATAATGGATACTTTGGCACAGCCGATCTGGATTGCCCTGCCGACCGATCACCGCTCGCCTGGCAAGCGGACCAAGTAATCGAGCAGATCCAAGACAGCTCCAAAGCCCCCTTTTTTATACGTTGGGATCCACCTGAGCCCCACCTTCCTTGCGAGCCCTCGCAACCTTACGCCGAAAAATACAAAGACCTCGACCTCGACCCTTGGCCAAGCTTTGGCGATACCCTTGAAGGCAAGCCCGAGATCTTGCAGCGACAGCGTCGCATCTGGAATATCGAAGGCTGGGATTGGGAAAAGTTCCTCCCCACAGTTCGCCTTTATCACGCCATCATTGAAGAGCTCGATGCCAATATAGGTCGCGTCCTAGCGAAGCTCGAAGAGCTAGGCCTCTCCGAAAACACCTTGGTCATCTACTCCACTGATCACGGTGACTTCTGTGGAGGCCACGGTTTGATGGACAAACAGTTCTGCATGTATGATGACATTTTACAGGTTCCGCTTATTGCACGATGGCCAGGGAAAATCCCAGCAGGCGTTAGTCCATCGGTCTTCGTATCCAATAGCATTGACATAGCGCAAAGCATCCTTTCCGCAGCCGGGATTCCCGCTCCCGATACCTTCGTCGGAAAAGACCTACTGAAATTATGCACGGACCCTACGTATCCCTCTAGAGAATACGCTTTCGCTCAATATTTCGGCACACAAACGGGCCTGTATTCTTGTCGCATGATCCGAGACCATCGCTACAAATTTGTATACCACCCAACAGGAACCTGCCATGAATTCTACGACTTGGAAACAGACCCGGGAGAATTGAAGAATTTGATCGGCAATCCTGAAATAGGGCCGCACGAAAAACGTCTACGCCAAGCTCTCTGGGATACGATGATCGAATGCAAGGATCGCCTCGCCAGCTTTTGGACCGAAAAAGAAATCCTCGGCCCTACTTAA
- a CDS encoding polysaccharide deacetylase family protein, producing MNPDQKMIILQCWDDGVTDDTRLTELLKSKGAKASFNLNLGLNLKERSYSFCYKEKKDVYRLARSELLQTYEGFTIANHCYEHPWALKISHEEWEQQVIDGRKALQDLFQQPILGFAYPYGQSDKRTAEVVAKAGHTYARSCENATPCTPTPNAFSQATDCHFHAPDFWERYQKAKETGSRVFYFWGHSYEFLSEEHWSSFSKTLDRINNDPETVWGDLPESLALANKVQS from the coding sequence ATGAATCCAGATCAAAAGATGATCATTTTACAATGTTGGGACGACGGCGTTACCGACGACACTCGCCTGACTGAACTGCTGAAATCCAAAGGAGCTAAGGCGAGCTTCAATCTGAACCTTGGATTGAACCTGAAAGAACGCAGCTACAGTTTTTGCTACAAGGAAAAAAAGGATGTGTACCGCCTGGCCCGTTCCGAACTACTGCAAACCTACGAAGGCTTTACCATCGCCAACCATTGCTACGAACATCCTTGGGCCTTGAAGATCTCGCACGAGGAATGGGAACAACAAGTGATCGATGGGAGAAAAGCACTGCAGGACCTCTTCCAACAACCTATTCTGGGCTTTGCATACCCATACGGACAAAGCGACAAACGCACAGCCGAAGTCGTCGCCAAAGCGGGCCACACCTACGCTCGTTCTTGTGAAAACGCTACTCCCTGCACCCCTACACCGAACGCCTTTTCCCAAGCAACGGACTGCCACTTCCACGCTCCCGATTTTTGGGAACGCTACCAAAAGGCCAAGGAAACAGGAAGCCGAGTATTCTATTTTTGGGGACATAGCTACGAATTCTTGTCTGAAGAGCACTGGTCTTCCTTTTCCAAGACGCTAGATCGTATAAACAACGATCCGGAAACAGTCTGGGGAGATTTGCCGGAATCGCTAGCGCTCGCGAACAAAGTACAGTCCTAG
- a CDS encoding TonB-dependent receptor plug domain-containing protein: MPIFLACTFAASIGAGYSQEDTDGEEEIFNLSPFEITGSEDEGYRASSTLAGTRLRTQLEDVGAAIQVLTNEFIDDLGGTDASSVLSFATNTETNGVRGDLLQAGAGTHSDNDETERLLNPSGATRVRGLVKADNTRNYFRSSSGWDSYNVDRVDLLRGPNSILFGLGSPGGVMNASTISAQLNDDAGKFQLAFDEHGTVRANLDYNKILVEDQLAIRFALLEEDEKFAQDPAYEDQSRQFVTATYRPAALNDEGKSFAFQVDFENGSINSNRPRFSPPNDYLTAFTDGYSIAEIQLPEGSNYNGYTNGIIPAVSTDETIAFSADADLLMSWASSAPGVTVNFDGNGIRYYSSSDGSVDSTWALGRGGAYGALMNNSGATAGNPFGPFVLGSLHKERVLGGLTTYATNVSHPFASQFSRTSLSDETVFDFYNTLIDGTNKREWSDWDNLRFSVSNTFMDNLFGYELSYFQETSDRGQTTLMGNNNRFQVDLNQFLREDIQYYYQDLEGTAGTEEEIAAALAANLNPNYGRVFIQDTTYAGNRMIHNESDGYRASAFLDYDFRNKSDGGWLSRLAGRHVLNGVIASDYSETFTRVFQRHVYPDELLEAVGFPGQRFNNNTRTAIRYYVSDSLVGATSTSGLNLSGIEESILDTIGTQPIQVRVFDTTWIADDSVLPGDAWGTVPTTTQDSIQGRNPANYVGWVTNTYQLIDALSGDPDDLELATRTATISSTEVDSKILSWQGYFWDNAVVGTFGYREDEAVGLNDTSGIRSDGGANIDPSTFGLDLGDRYELKTISKNHSLVVHLNKFTALEGLPIKTSLTYNKGENFQPAAGRLDNLGDTLPPPQGETEEFGILLSSKDNKYSLRATKFETSVINATSTSSIPQYYLDLLIGENGSTAAADIASGELRELYDVEVAEGNAPTWSIDDQENINLPAWYAFESALDAAFPNYVDQWLVAGTYSPSNAETRFSRGGVTTEDTVSKGYEFEFVASPVRGLRIAANASKTEAYRSNAPGSGAIELYEFIDDALWDDKGTESFSDDTLTDAGALRSSYSPFGETGALGEYWRNTTWPQYQNLLALNGQKVAELPEWKFNMLAHYTFSEGRFKGLGLGTSFRWEDERAIGYYYMFDQFGNVVPNLESQILSDTNERIDLNVNYKFDLKEKMDWKIQLNVFNVFGKDELRPVVANPDGSIATYRIQEGLSWRLTNTLTF; the protein is encoded by the coding sequence ATGCCTATTTTTCTCGCCTGCACTTTCGCCGCTTCCATTGGCGCTGGATACAGTCAAGAAGACACAGACGGCGAAGAAGAGATCTTCAACCTCTCACCCTTCGAAATCACTGGAAGCGAAGACGAGGGATACCGCGCATCCTCTACGCTAGCAGGCACCCGCTTGCGGACGCAATTAGAAGATGTAGGAGCAGCCATCCAAGTACTCACTAACGAATTTATCGACGACCTAGGCGGGACCGACGCCTCATCGGTTCTCTCTTTCGCTACCAACACAGAAACGAACGGAGTCAGAGGAGACCTTCTGCAAGCAGGAGCCGGCACCCACTCCGATAACGACGAAACGGAGCGCCTGCTAAATCCATCCGGAGCAACCCGTGTGCGCGGGCTCGTCAAGGCAGACAATACGCGAAACTACTTCCGCAGCTCATCCGGGTGGGATAGCTACAATGTTGATCGAGTCGATTTGCTCCGTGGACCAAACAGTATCCTATTCGGTCTGGGAAGTCCGGGCGGCGTCATGAACGCATCTACCATATCGGCTCAACTCAATGATGACGCCGGAAAATTCCAACTCGCGTTCGACGAGCATGGCACTGTCCGGGCCAATCTTGACTACAACAAAATTCTTGTGGAAGACCAGCTGGCGATTCGATTCGCCTTGTTGGAAGAAGACGAAAAGTTCGCCCAGGACCCAGCCTACGAGGACCAAAGCCGCCAATTCGTGACAGCTACTTATAGACCGGCGGCCCTAAACGACGAGGGAAAGTCCTTCGCCTTTCAAGTAGATTTCGAAAACGGCTCCATCAATTCCAATCGCCCTCGCTTCTCACCGCCAAACGACTATCTTACGGCGTTTACCGACGGCTACAGCATTGCCGAAATCCAACTCCCGGAAGGGTCCAATTATAATGGATACACCAACGGGATTATTCCAGCGGTCTCCACTGATGAAACGATCGCTTTCTCGGCCGATGCAGATCTTCTCATGTCATGGGCTTCAAGCGCTCCAGGAGTCACCGTCAACTTCGACGGCAACGGCATTCGCTACTACTCGTCTTCAGACGGTTCCGTGGACTCGACTTGGGCCCTCGGTCGCGGTGGCGCTTACGGCGCATTGATGAACAACAGCGGAGCAACGGCTGGCAACCCTTTCGGACCATTCGTCCTTGGCTCTTTGCACAAGGAACGCGTACTCGGAGGCCTCACCACCTACGCGACCAATGTTTCTCACCCATTCGCTAGCCAATTCAGTCGTACATCCTTGTCAGACGAGACGGTCTTCGACTTCTACAACACCTTGATCGATGGAACGAACAAGCGCGAATGGTCAGATTGGGACAACCTTCGTTTCAGCGTATCCAATACATTTATGGACAACCTATTTGGGTACGAGCTTTCATACTTCCAGGAGACAAGCGATCGCGGCCAAACGACTTTGATGGGGAACAACAACCGCTTCCAAGTCGACCTGAACCAGTTTCTCCGCGAGGACATACAATACTACTACCAGGACCTAGAAGGCACTGCCGGCACTGAGGAGGAGATTGCTGCGGCTCTCGCTGCCAACTTAAACCCAAACTACGGGCGCGTTTTCATACAAGACACCACCTACGCTGGAAACCGTATGATCCATAACGAATCCGACGGCTACCGAGCATCGGCTTTTCTCGACTACGACTTCAGAAACAAGTCCGACGGCGGATGGCTATCACGACTCGCAGGCCGCCACGTCCTAAACGGTGTGATCGCTTCGGACTATTCCGAGACCTTTACTCGCGTATTCCAACGTCACGTCTACCCCGACGAACTACTTGAAGCAGTTGGCTTTCCAGGACAGCGCTTCAACAACAATACACGCACCGCCATTCGCTATTACGTGAGCGACAGTCTAGTCGGTGCCACAAGCACATCTGGCCTAAACCTAAGCGGAATCGAAGAGTCCATCTTGGATACGATAGGGACTCAGCCAATACAAGTTCGCGTTTTCGATACGACATGGATCGCAGACGATTCGGTTCTGCCGGGAGATGCTTGGGGAACCGTACCAACCACCACGCAAGATAGCATCCAGGGACGTAACCCTGCAAACTACGTGGGTTGGGTAACTAACACCTACCAACTGATTGATGCTCTAAGTGGCGATCCAGACGACCTTGAGTTGGCTACTCGCACCGCGACCATAAGCTCCACAGAAGTAGACTCTAAGATACTCTCCTGGCAAGGTTACTTCTGGGACAATGCAGTGGTGGGAACTTTTGGATACAGAGAGGACGAAGCGGTCGGCCTCAATGATACCAGCGGCATACGCTCAGATGGCGGAGCGAATATTGATCCAAGCACATTCGGGCTAGACCTGGGAGATCGCTACGAACTGAAAACAATATCCAAAAACCATAGCCTCGTCGTTCACCTCAACAAATTCACTGCTCTGGAAGGCCTACCCATTAAGACCTCACTAACCTACAACAAGGGCGAGAACTTCCAGCCCGCCGCAGGGCGATTGGACAACTTAGGCGATACGCTTCCACCGCCGCAGGGCGAAACGGAGGAATTTGGTATCCTTTTATCCTCCAAGGACAATAAATACTCCCTCCGAGCCACCAAGTTCGAAACCTCTGTGATTAATGCCACATCCACCAGCTCGATTCCGCAGTACTACCTCGACCTCTTGATTGGAGAAAACGGCAGCACCGCCGCGGCCGACATCGCTAGCGGCGAACTTCGCGAGCTTTACGATGTAGAAGTCGCAGAAGGAAACGCGCCCACTTGGAGCATCGACGATCAGGAAAACATAAACCTACCCGCTTGGTATGCGTTCGAATCTGCGCTAGACGCAGCCTTTCCAAACTACGTAGACCAATGGTTGGTAGCTGGCACCTATTCGCCAAGTAATGCGGAAACACGGTTCTCCCGCGGTGGCGTAACCACCGAGGATACCGTCTCGAAAGGCTACGAATTCGAATTCGTTGCGAGCCCTGTGCGCGGACTACGTATCGCAGCGAACGCTTCCAAAACAGAAGCCTACCGCAGCAACGCTCCGGGTAGCGGAGCTATCGAACTCTACGAGTTTATCGATGACGCGTTGTGGGACGATAAAGGCACCGAGTCTTTCTCTGACGACACTCTGACGGATGCTGGAGCGCTTCGCTCAAGCTACAGCCCTTTTGGAGAGACTGGGGCGCTCGGCGAGTACTGGCGCAACACAACCTGGCCTCAGTACCAAAACTTGCTGGCCCTAAACGGACAAAAGGTTGCCGAACTCCCAGAGTGGAAGTTCAACATGCTGGCCCACTACACCTTCTCCGAGGGCCGCTTTAAAGGCCTAGGCCTCGGTACCTCCTTCCGTTGGGAAGACGAACGAGCTATCGGCTACTACTATATGTTCGATCAGTTTGGAAACGTAGTTCCGAACTTGGAATCGCAAATACTATCCGATACCAACGAACGCATCGACCTGAACGTTAACTACAAATTCGACCTGAAAGAAAAGATGGATTGGAAGATCCAGCTAAACGTATTCAACGTATTTGGCAAAGATGAGCTACGTCCAGTGGTCGCAAATCCCGATGGATCCATCGCCACCTACCGCATCCAAGAAGGACTTAGCTGGCGACTAACAAACACCCTTACATTCTAG